From Stegostoma tigrinum isolate sSteTig4 chromosome 4, sSteTig4.hap1, whole genome shotgun sequence, a single genomic window includes:
- the ccdc25 gene encoding coiled-coil domain-containing protein 25 isoform X2, whose amino-acid sequence MARRCLGQGIDSIPKEVLIDCAQLVKANSIQGCKMNNINVVYTPWSNLKKTGDMDVGQIGFHRQKEVKVITVEKKINEILNRLEKTKDERFPDLAAEKESRNREEQNERKAQIQEMKRREKEEMKKRKETEELRCYSSLMKSENMSSNQDCGYDSDDFM is encoded by the exons ATGGCCAGAAGATGTTTG GGGCAGGGAATTGATAGCATCCCCAAGGAAGTACTAATTGACTGTGCCCAGCTGGTAAAAGCCAATAGCATACAAG GATGCAAAATGAACAACATAAATGTTGTGTACACTCCGTGGTCTAATCTGAAGAAGACTGGTGATATGGATGTGGGTCAAATAGGATTCCATCGACAAAAAGAG GTGAAGGTAATTACAGTggagaaaaaaataaatgaaattttaaaCCGGTTGGAGAAAACTAAAGATGAGCGATTCCCAGATTTGGCAGCAGAAAAGGAATCCAGGAACAGAGAAgaacagaatgaaagaaaagcaCAGATTCAAGAGATGAAGCGAAGAGAAAAAGAGGAGATGAAGAAGAGAAAAGAAACTGAGGAACTTCG GTGCTATTCTTCACTCATGAAGTCTGAAAATATGAGCAGCAATCAG gACTGTGGCTATGACTCTGATGATTTCATGTAA
- the ccdc25 gene encoding coiled-coil domain-containing protein 25 isoform X1, translated as MVYYFTSNVISSPYTIYMGKDKYENEDLIKYGWPEDVWFHVDKLSSAHVYLRLYKGQGIDSIPKEVLIDCAQLVKANSIQGCKMNNINVVYTPWSNLKKTGDMDVGQIGFHRQKEVKVITVEKKINEILNRLEKTKDERFPDLAAEKESRNREEQNERKAQIQEMKRREKEEMKKRKETEELRCYSSLMKSENMSSNQDCGYDSDDFM; from the exons TGATTTCTTCTCCATATACAATCTATATGGGAAAAGATAAATATGAAA ATGAAGACCTAATAAAGTATGGATGGCCAGAAGATGTTTG GTTTCACGTCGATAAATTGTCTTCAGCTCATGTGTACCTCCGACTATACAAG GGGCAGGGAATTGATAGCATCCCCAAGGAAGTACTAATTGACTGTGCCCAGCTGGTAAAAGCCAATAGCATACAAG GATGCAAAATGAACAACATAAATGTTGTGTACACTCCGTGGTCTAATCTGAAGAAGACTGGTGATATGGATGTGGGTCAAATAGGATTCCATCGACAAAAAGAG GTGAAGGTAATTACAGTggagaaaaaaataaatgaaattttaaaCCGGTTGGAGAAAACTAAAGATGAGCGATTCCCAGATTTGGCAGCAGAAAAGGAATCCAGGAACAGAGAAgaacagaatgaaagaaaagcaCAGATTCAAGAGATGAAGCGAAGAGAAAAAGAGGAGATGAAGAAGAGAAAAGAAACTGAGGAACTTCG GTGCTATTCTTCACTCATGAAGTCTGAAAATATGAGCAGCAATCAG gACTGTGGCTATGACTCTGATGATTTCATGTAA